The following DNA comes from Alnus glutinosa chromosome 6, dhAlnGlut1.1, whole genome shotgun sequence.
ACCACACATTcttcaaaattataaaatcgTAAAGGAAACCATTTTCAACATCTGCCGCCCAGAAGTATCAGACCTTCTCTAGATGACAGTTCTATTACAATGTTTAAAATGTGATCATCTTTAAACTTAAATTCATCCAGTTTCTGATCTTTGCTAGGATATTGTTGATCAACATGCACACCATTAAACATTAAAAGATAATAAAGCCAATCACATAAAGATAACTTCTGTTGGTGCTGCGTATAAAATTTACATCTCGAACCGTTCAATGTATTATAGGCACAAAGTATATGTTTGAATTGTGAAAGAACAGAGGAAAATACCTGGCAACAGCCACCACCACACCGGTAGCTAAAAGTAAGCAGCCAGCAATTTGATTAAATGAGTAACTTCTCCCCAAGAGAAAAGTAGAAAAAGCCAGCTGCCACACCAAAAATGTCTGCACAAAAAGGCCACAAAAAGCAATATGGAAGAGACGATATTATACCAAATATTACAGCAAGTTGCTCAGATGACTAGCATACAgttattaaccaaaaaaaaaagactagcATACAGTAATTGCACCAGTTTGTTCATTAATACTTTTTGACAAACTCTTTTAGCTAGAAAAATATGTTTCTTGTCAATTCCAAGTAATTGCATCAGTTTGTTCAATCGATAATATATTTAGTGGAAAACGTTTTCAAGGAAACggattcttttaaattctggcACTTTGTGGGCACTAGAAATTTCCATTTTGTTCTTCTTATTTCTGTCAGTGACAAAGATGCTTAAGGGGGATTTCCCACATATGGGTCAGGAGGTGACTGGTGGGGTTTGCACACAGATCCCACTTTGTGAAGCATTGGAGAAGGCCAAACTTGTTTCTCATCAGCAACATTTATCAAAATTACTCTGTGCAATCACGAAGTTCTCTTTACTTTTAAGCATAGCAAATAATACCTGACTCAGTATCGGTATGGCTGGTCCAGGAAGCATGGCTGTAGAAGATGTATAACATTCAGTATCAAGGCCATTACTAAACACCAAAAACCATACCACTCAAATCTTTCCTCTTCATTTTCCTTTGAAACCACCTTAAACCGGCTATTCCTTTTTCATACTTCATATCCAACAGAAACCAAACAATCCCACCCTATGCTATATAGCGCATTGAAAACACAATCCAGCCTTGTACAAGTTTATCCAAACAATGTTctagaaaagaataaaaaaaaaaacccaagaatgTAAATAGGGCTTCAATTACAGAATCCAAATAAAACCCATATTCCGATACCTCCAGCAGACATCCCAGTAGCGACGCCAAGAGCTTCTAAAATACCAATTGCCAAAAACCGCCATTTGGGAACAGCAAGCATTTCATCGGTCACAATCCCCGCACGATATCGCACATACAATATCGAAAAATATATAGCCGCATACCTAGTAAGCAAATCGAATAAAACCCAACAGCACATAGCATTACAATCCAACCGTGTGCCATCCAAACACTTTAGCAAAATAAGCACTTAATTGCTTACCCGAAAGTTGTGAGCTGAGCTAGAAAGAAGGGGTAGTCCTTCATGGGAACGAGAGCGAGCTTGTAGAGCACGCGGTTGGCGACGGCTAGCGTTGCGGTAACTGCGGAGGTGACGATTAGATTTGAACTCGAGCTGTTTGATGCGTGGACTCTGAGAGAAAGGTGGGTGCGTTTGGGAATGTGAGGAAACGGTGGGTTTGGGGGGAGTTGGCGACGGAAGACGTTCGGGTTTCGAGGGGAATTAGGCATTGCGGCGGGACGGCAGCGGAAGGTTGTTGGGCCATGGAGGGTGCTACTGTTATGAGGTCGATGAGATGGGGAGTGTAGGGGAGAGGAGCGAAACGACGACGTGTAAGAGAATCCCATGAGCGCGACAGAAGGATTCTGCagagtaaaaaataagaaagagataTGCTATGCGGTCTCTTCGGTTGAAAtggggtatttttgtaattttatataatataaatttataaaaatattcttGTGTATAAAAGACCGTTACTCTTCGGTTTCTCTCCATTGGAGAAGATCCTGGTTCGTATTTCACCCGTCCTACATATAcatgtaaaattataaaaatgtccCTGTATATAAAGGACCGAGATGAGAGTGTAGGGGAGAAGAGCGAAACAACGACGTGTAACGATGTAAGAGAATCCTATAAGAGCGACAAAAGGATTatgtaaagtaaaaaaaaaaaaaaaaaaagagatgctATGCGGTTATGAACACTTGTATCTCCATCGCATCCGGATCCTCTAAAGTTGAAAAGaggtatttttataattttacgcaatataaaattataaaaatactcttatATATAAAGAATCGACTCATTTTCAATTACAAAAATGCTAATGGATATAAAAAACTGACTCATTTCCTGTTCATTCgatgggaaaaaataaaaataaatagttacTTAGACAAAACCTATAACCAAAAGGTAGGGgaaaaatctcaaaaagcttgTCAATCCTTTATGAGCTCCAAGTTTCCAACAAAGAAACACCAGAAAAAGAACCACAACAGCAAAGAGGGTATGAGGTTGAATCGAGCCTCTTACGTGAGACACTGGCATGAGTCCTCAAAACGCAGCAAAACGATCTGCAACCAAATTTGGAGACAGCTATGGGGGATGATTGGGGTACAACCCCTTTGTACAACTTTGGCACAACCCACTCACAACAAGGTAGGGCCCATATACGTGGGCTCCACCTCATTGTGAGTGGGGGTTGTGCCAAAATTGTGATGAAGTTGTATATTTATCATTTCCCGACAGCTATAGATGGTGGCATGCCCGAACTACGGGAAGgaagggaaaaaaatgaaaaaaaaaatattttctacacTGCCCGACGCTGTCGTTggccaaaaaaatttcacagaAACAAATTTCTTCCGAAAACACCCTCACCTTCGTTCAAACAATTTTCACCCAAACGAAGTTCCAGCAGGCCCTAACACTCTCCTCTCTGTTGAAAACTCTTCCTTGAACCACCGCACACCCGCCGCCGACGAACCACCACCGCCGTTCACCCTCTTGGTTTTCGACGAACCGCCACCTTCCTTCTCCTGCTCTCTCTCTATCCATTTTCGCCGTTGCAGGACAGCCGAACCATCTACAGAAGtaagattctctctctcttttcctttcgaTTTCCTCTGGAATGTAATGCGCCGACAGGGTAGTGTGACCCACATatctggttttttcttcttgttttcgatttatttttggtttgtgggCTGTTCGGTTACAGGAACCACTCCGCTATTCTCTTTTCTGCAAGTTTTGATATTTCATTGAGTACAAATACTTCGCATGAtagtagcttttttttttgtctgacGTAAAAGGTTTTGGCCATAATTGGAActtatttcattttgttttctgaatCTTCGAATCAGTTGCAGTATGTTTCATTTCCTTGAATGatcttttagaatttaaattgtaAATGAAAAATCACGAACTCTTTTTTTAAAGCTATTGATGAAGAATCTTGTATTGATTGAAATATTGGTTAGAATTGAAAAGGAGCGGATTGATTCTGTTAAATAATTTATGTTTGGATAATTTAGAGCATCAGTGAAAGATGGTATACTTTGCATTCCTACTATTCTGTCTTTAAAGCATTTGATTATGTAGGTCCTTCATGAGGCATTTTTGTGCCTTAAATCTTGGGCTTGGCTTTTATAGGCGCTTGAGCTAAAAATGCTTTGCCCTGTTAAAGTCTTATTTTAGTTATTGCTCTTCTAATTGTCATTTTGGTTAGTCTAAAGCCATATGAGTTGAATGTATGCGAAATAACGGTAACAAAACCTTTTATGTGGTGATTCATTGACCAACACCATGTTTAATTGTCACTAAAAGAGAGACATTAACTCATTAAGGGGGGGTCTCAATGTTGTGTAGAAAGACAACCACATTGCATGACGAGTGAAGTGGATCTGTGGAGATTAACAAAATCACACCATTCTGTGGAGATTAACACAATTTAAGTCACTAAACACAGATCTGGttttttcttgttgtttatttatttttggtttatgggctgtttggttgctgaggaaCTGTGGAAAATGATCGGTAGTGTGACCCACAGatctgtagtttttttttttgttatgtgcTCTGTTGGGTTGGGTTGGAGAAATTTTGACAAATGCTGCTAGGTCTGTTGAGCATAATTTGTCACTCTTAAGTTTTGATAGTGGGTAATGAAAGGGGGAAAGAAAACTTAGGTAAGAATGGAGTTTTTTAGTCCTAACATGGTAAAAAACTTTGATGCAGCACATCctccgaaatttttttttttctcaacaattGGAGGGCAGGAAATCCACCTTCGAAACCCTAATTCGCCAACCCCAAAAATCCTAGCGCCCATGGTGTCGAAGAAGAAGCAATTCGAAGGCATTGCTATGTTGTCCATGTACAAcgacgaagaagaagatgaagacatggaagatattgaagaacaagaagaagaagatgatgaaaaaaTGGAGCGACAAGAAGCAGAGAGAGAGCAACAATATGATGATTACATGGATTCGAGAATGGCAGAACAGGATGATTCATTGACCAAAAGCAGAGATAGAATTGGCGGTGATGCTGCTAATGATGACTCGCCACCGATTGCCAGTCAGAATACAACGCCACAGCCTCAAACGCCACCGCCTCGAGTTACGGCAGTGTCACCGCAGCAAGAGGCGGTAGCTGCATCAGAGAGTGTGAGGATGAATGGGAGACGGAAGCTTACGATTGTGGACTATGGTCACGATGAAGTTGCTATGTCTCCTGAGCCTGAGGTACCTTCTGTTGTTTTCATATAAGTCATGTTTGGTTGCTGATAAATTTGGAGGAAAGAAATGAGAATGGGAAATTCTTGGattttatgttttcatgttGTTTTAGGTTCAGTTAAGAGAGCTTTGTGTGTAAGTGCACGTTTGTGTCTGTGATTAATTGTACATGATGCAATTTTTGATATTAGGAATCAGTTGTGAGGGGAGGTTATATGGTGTGTTGGAATTTGTATAATGAATCTTTCAACAATATTTCCGTGCCACCAAATGGTGTCTTTATCTGATACTGAATTTTGCAAACAGTCACTGAAGATGGTAGATTGTGTACAGAGTTTCTGGATACTTGTTTTGCTTGTGTGAAGATGGGTTGTTAGAAGTTTGTAGCTTGTGTAGAACTTtgattggatttttttattttttatttttgtgaattttctGATTGGTTAGAACTAAAATGCATGGAAGCTTTTTACAGAGAAGTGCTGCCTCTCCCTCTTTGAGAGGAAAGGTCCAAGTCAACTTTTAGAGAACTTTTTTTTGGAGGTGGGGGAGGGTTCTAGGGTGAACCTACTATCATGTATTGTATCTTAATTTGCATGtgtcttaatttatattttgcttTGGcggtgtttttttctttctttttttccaggAAGGAGAAATAGAAGGAAGTGGTCGGGTCATGTTTGGATCGGAGCTTCAAACTGCGAATGGTATGTCTGAATGCTTGTGAGCATTCAGTTATTTCCCTTTGTTAGTTGCTACTCATCCCATTCACTTTTTCACCCAACATTctatatatttatcttttttaggGTAagtaacattatatatatatatatatgcacacacAATGAGCCAACTTCAACACCACCTAGACGTTTAATCATAGACCGACGTGTACTGACGTCAACATAAAAGGATGAACCTGGTCTTTCTATTTGTACACATTGGCTTAACTCACTCCTAACCTCCCTAGACATTGCAAAGAACACATAATGAAAACTGCCAGGTAAGGGCTGTACAAGGGAACAAGTAAGGAGTTTGATAAAAAAGAGTTTTGGGATGTGCCGCTTAGTTAACAAACATTGGGTTTGGACTCGGGGAAGCATGGATGTGATACTAttgatatatatacacacactatATATGGGAAGGATGTTACTTATATTCATAACGCTTTCATCCTTCCCATTACGGTAATCCTTTGCCAGTTTACCTTTGATTGATAGAGTTTAGTTGTTGGAAATGCAGAAAGTGAGAATTTTATTAACGAAGTAAAGTGAGCATTGTGTATGAGTTCTGTCACCCAATTGATGTCATACTTTAAGATATGTCTCCTGTCAAGTATCATCAATTCGTATAATGTCGCTATTGTATGTCATATAATGCttcaaagataaatttaaagtttgaaagcataaaaactacattgctgagaaaaaaaaaaatcagaagagATGTTTGATCTTTGTTACTTACTGAGTGAGAATTTTTATTTAGATTAGAACTTAACTAAAAAATAGAACAAGAAGGATATCTGAGCCCTTGGGCATTGGCTCAGGTTGTAAATTCGTGGTGGGCATGGGGATGGGGAGGTCAGGTATACATCTTACTGATAAAAGAACGAaaggttgggggggggggggggacactGTCAAATAAAGAGGAGATAGAAAATGCGATGTTTTTGTTATTTACGATTTTGTAGTCTGATTGTACATGGCTTCTTTTCTAtctttaattttgtaaaaattgtcTGTTATAGGTTATTTCCAAGAGAAACCACCTCCTGGAACTGTTCAGGCTTTAACAGCTAGCAATCCAGTAACTCTATCATCTGATCCGTCATATGATACAATGAACTATGCTATCCAGGAATCAGAGGGAGCACAGTTTGATGAAGCTGTTATGGaacaggaaaaagaaattgatccATTAGACGCGTTTCTCCCACCACCACCAAAAGATAAGTGCTCGGAGGAGCTACAAGTAAGTTCCTTTCttgctttctttgttttttggtgtGAAAAGATCAATAGTGTTTGAATGTGAGGTTTCTTGTTGCTTTTGAATTGCAAAATCCCATATAATTTGACAAAGAAAGGATTAAGGAGACAATCTGAGAAGTGCAGGACTATTGACCTTGAAATTCTTATCTTAATCTCTTCCTTGTCAAATCATAAGCTTGAGGTAgttcaactttttattttttaaaatgataagtTCAAGGCTTTGTCCGTTATATGAATTTTGGGGCTTCCCGGGTTTATAGAGAcaatgtttttatttctttccttctttctaccaatgtactttatttatttatgtatctTTTTTGTTTGGGGGCTAGGTTGGGTGGCATATAGTTAGAACTTAGAACGTGAATAACCCCTTATACTTTACTTTTTTACATTATCAAGTTCTTTTTGAACTGCTATCATAAATATGAATAGAAAACTATCACATGAGCGGCATATGTTCATATGTTGAATTTTAAGGCAAATTTGTCTGTCATATGGAATTACAAAGTTTGAGGATTATGTCAGTTGACAGGGGTATAGGTTTTTGAGGGTTTTACAAGGGTTAGGTAAAAGCAACATATGGTTTTGTGGTGAAAACAACTTCAGCTGATTACAAGGCTGTTGTTACCTTTCTGAAATTAGGGCTGTTTGTGCAGTACCACTTAATATAACCTGAGCTGCTTACTTATCCAAATATAGAATATGCCCTCCTGCCATAAAATTTTCATTATGTCTTACTCATTTTTCCAATGTTGTTAATTTGGGTAAAGTTGGCAGAATGACTTGTCAGCTTGTCTTAGGAATCAGTATTATGGCTGCGTTGCTGAAATGTTGCTTTCAAGTTAAGAAACTTCCATATATGCTTGCCTGGGGGCTTGGCAGAAATTAAAGTCGAGAGATTGCATGGAGTATTGGCAGAAACCAAAGTTGAGAGAACTTTCTCTATGTTATTAATTTGTGCTTATTAAACCCCAAAGAATAGCTCAGTTGGCCGGGGACTACGCCTCATGAAATTGAAGTCACTAATTTCAATCTTGGGgccaattacttattaaaaaaaaaaaaattgctctaTGAGTTACCAATAATTTTGAAGATAATTAATTTACATCTGGGCTAGGACTTTCAGGTATAgcacattttattttcttttgacgCCTTTATCCTTTCTGTAATGTTATTGCAgaggaaaataaataagtttCTTGATTACAAGAAATATGGAAAAAGCTTCAATGCAGAAGTACGGAATAGGAAGGATTACAGGAACCCTGACTTCTTGCTACATGCAGTGAGGTATCAAGATATCAATCAAATAGGGTCTTGCTTCAGTAAAGATGTATTTGACCCTCATGGATATGACAAAAGCGACTACTATGACGAAATAGGTCATTAACAGTTCCTTTTGTAGATCTCTCCGTGTATGTACCACTTGAGGGTATTGTTTGAATAGTGTATATATTTTATGCGTGTGTGACTATTTGTGTTTCTTTAATTACtatgttttattaatttagacTTAGTCAATTACCCAGAATATGTCATTATAGCCTTAGGGGAATGTGTTGTTATAGGATGTGTTTGGTACTGTGGAGAGTAGTTTTAGGCTGGCTGTAGACTAATTTAGCTCTTTTTGTTATCATGAACATTAAGGCATGAACTTAGACCCTATATTTTAGGTCGTTTTGAACTATCATGAATGTTAACATTTGTCTATCTGGCATAAGGTTTTTCTAATATGGTGGTCTTTTTGTGTCACCTGTCTATGCTTTTACCCGGTACAAGAGTtgttgaattttcaattttgtacTCTAATTGATGTGTCAAAATGTGAAAGAGTGCTTTTCTTTAGCAGCCTCAAATATGATAGGTATGTTTCTTCccgtaattttattttacaggCAATCGAACTTTATTAAAAACTAAAGGGCACACCCAAATACACATgacatatacaaaagaaacaacttaaaaaaaaaagaaaaaagaagataattaaaaaagaaagagaaaaaaaaaaaagaaaaagtcatgtCAACtagaaataagaaaacaatCATAGGCAGCCATCAACTGGAAAAGGGAATTGAAGAAGAAGGCTTTTAACTCCACCATCGTCCTCTCTTTGTTTTCAAAGCTTCagtcatttctttttcttcaaatgcACCACATCAAGCAAAGCAGAATCTTCTTCCGGCAAGCTTCACTTTGGGGAGTTTCTTCCCATTATTTATGGTTAAATGTTGTTAGTCTTGGCTTTCCAATTAAAAGTCTCAAGCTCAAGGTCTTCTATTGTTTGTTATTCTAATTTGTGAATCATGCATCTTCCTTATtgcattattttctttgtttgctGGTTGTTTGTCTTCTAAGTTAACTAAGAATTACCCGATCCGTGTGGAGGGGGCACTTTGCACGAGTCTAAGGTTTAAACGACAGGGGTGGGTATACCAAGTAGCTGTTCCTTGAaggggttcctcgtcataaaaaaaaataaaataaaaaaaaataaagaattttttttttttttttttaaaaaaaaaaaagcaaaaaaaaaggagtaagtGAACTGAGAATGCGTACATATCATTGCTATCATAGATTTTCTCAACATAATTACTTGCATTTTCTGGTATTTTTTGTAAAGCAGAGGCTGATATGAGGCGTGAGGAactagaaaagaagaagaataataagGTTGAATTTGTTTCTGGAGGAACACAATCTGGAACAGTCGCTCCTACACCAAAAGTTAATATGCCTATTCCAGGTCTGTAAAAgacctcatttttttaattcagaGGGTTAAGTTGGCTTTCAAAGAAtattcctttttaaaaaaaataaaaaaaattgggtcatGGCATGTTCTTATACTAAGTCATTTTGTAGGTGTTTCAACTGCAGCTGCTACTGGTTTGCTATCTGTGCCACCTGCAGCCGATACCACTACTAGGGATGGTAGACAGAACAAGAAATCTAAGTGGGATAAGGTTCTCATCTATGGATATGGCATTTGTAACTTTCGTATCATATGAATAGACTCACAATATGTTattacttctttcttttttttacaggtGGATGGGGATCGAAGAAATTCTTTGTCCTCTGGGGGCCAGGATTCTATTTCTGCAGCTGGGGCTCATGCAGCACTCTTATCTTCTGCTAATGCTGGCACAGGGTACATGGCTTTTGCGTAAGTTTTCTTAACAGTTTTGAACAATATATTCTTGATCATCGCCTTCTCCCAGCATTTATATACTTATGGTTCCAGTTTGTGGGTGTTGTATTGGAACACAGCTCACTTTGTGCTGGCTTTTCTACTTGAGTTTGAATTAAGTGGCCgtttttgaatttattgtttCCCCATTTTTTAGAATCTTTTTATTGACTATCCGTTTCTTGACTCTTACTTCAAACTACTTCTGATGTTAAAGCAATTGGTGACTCAGTTGCCGCAGATGATTCTTAAAGTATTCTTTGATGTCTATTACATTCATATATGAACAATGAATGAGTGGTGTATTAAGTTTCTTAACTGCACCATAATGTACGCATCTGAGGTGGGCTTAGGATCATATACTTGGTTTGGATTATAATTATGCTTCTATGTGAGAAATTAGAAATTGTTAC
Coding sequences within:
- the LOC133871932 gene encoding uncharacterized protein LOC133871932 isoform X4; amino-acid sequence: MVSKKKQFEGIAMLSMYNDEEEDEDMEDIEEQEEEDDEKMERQEAEREQQYDDYMDSRMAEQDDSLTKSRDRIGGDAANDDSPPIASQNTTPQPQTPPPRVTAVSPQQEAVAASESVRMNGRRKLTIVDYGHDEVAMSPEPEEGEIEGSGRVMFGSELQTANGYFQEKPPPGTVQALTASNPVTLSSDPSYDTMNYAIQESEGAQFDEAVMEQEKEIDPLDAFLPPPPKDKCSEELQRKINKFLDYKKYGKSFNAEVRNRKDYRNPDFLLHAVRYQDINQIGSCFSKDVFDPHGYDKSDYYDEIEADMRREELEKKKNNKVEFVSGGTQSGTVAPTPKVNMPIPGVSTAAATGLLSVPPAADTTTRDGRQNKKSKWDKVDGDRRNSLSSGGQDSISAAGAHAALLSSANAGTGYMAFAQQRRWEAEEKKI
- the LOC133871402 gene encoding protein CLT2, chloroplastic, yielding MGFSYTSSFRSSPLHSPSHRPHNSSTLHGPTTFRCRPAAMPNSPRNPNVFRRQLPPNPPFPHIPKRTHLSLRVHASNSSSSNLIVTSAVTATLAVANRVLYKLALVPMKDYPFFLAQLTTFGYAAIYFSILYVRYRAGIVTDEMLAVPKWRFLAIGILEALGVATGMSAGAMLPGPAIPILSQTFLVWQLAFSTFLLGRSYSFNQIAGCLLLATGVVVAVASGSNAGQMLSGVEFVWPALMIASSAFQAGASIIKEYVFIDAEARLDGKSLDIFVVNSLGSGYQALFLLLFLPFLSKVKDIPFYQLPSYLESGAGCFLNFGANPPGCAGAPLLPLLYIATNLAFNIFLLNVVKISSAVVASLTVMLSVPISIYILSLPLPYLPEATSLSPFFLLGSVILVSGLILYNIPQPTKQGSDDC
- the LOC133871932 gene encoding uncharacterized protein LOC133871932 isoform X3 translates to MVSKKKQFEGIAMLSMYNDEEEDEDMEDIEEQEEEDDEKMERQEAEREQQYDDYMDSRMAEQDDSLTKSRDRIGGDAANDDSPPIASQNTTPQPQTPPPRVTAVSPQQEAVAASESVRMNGRRKLTIVDYGHDEVAMSPEPEEGEIEGSGRVMFGSELQTANGYFQEKPPPGTVQALTASNPVTLSSDPSYDTMNYAIQESEGAQFDEAVMEQEKEIDPLDAFLPPPPKDKCSEELQRKINKFLDYKKYGKSFNAEVRNRKDYRNPDFLLHAVRYQDINQIGSCFSKDVFDPHGYDKSDYYDEIEADMRREELEKKKNNKVEFVSGGTQSGTVAPTPKVNMPIPGVSTAAATGLLSVPPAADTTTRDGRQNKKSKWMGIEEILCPLGARILFLQLGLMQHSYLLLMLAQGTWLLRSKDGGKQKKKKSSERKVDRRS
- the LOC133871932 gene encoding uncharacterized protein LOC133871932 isoform X2; this translates as MVSKKKQFEGIAMLSMYNDEEEDEDMEDIEEQEEEDDEKMERQEAEREQQYDDYMDSRMAEQDDSLTKSRDRIGGDAANDDSPPIASQNTTPQPQTPPPRVTAVSPQQEAVAASESVRMNGRRKLTIVDYGHDEVAMSPEPEEGEIEGSGRVMFGSELQTANGYFQEKPPPGTVQALTASNPVTLSSDPSYDTMNYAIQESEGAQFDEAVMEQEKEIDPLDAFLPPPPKDKCSEELQRKINKFLDYKKYGKSFNAEVRNRKDYRNPDFLLHAVRYQDINQIGSCFSKDVFDPHGYDKSDYYDEIEADMRREELEKKKNNKVEFVSGGTQSGTVAPTPKVNMPIPGVSTAAATGLLSVPPAADTTTRDGRQNKKSKWDKVDGDRRNSLSSGGQDSISAAGAHAALLSSANAGTGYMAFAKDGGKQKKKKSSERKVDRRS
- the LOC133871932 gene encoding uncharacterized protein LOC133871932 isoform X1, which codes for MVSKKKQFEGIAMLSMYNDEEEDEDMEDIEEQEEEDDEKMERQEAEREQQYDDYMDSRMAEQDDSLTKSRDRIGGDAANDDSPPIASQNTTPQPQTPPPRVTAVSPQQEAVAASESVRMNGRRKLTIVDYGHDEVAMSPEPEEGEIEGSGRVMFGSELQTANGYFQEKPPPGTVQALTASNPVTLSSDPSYDTMNYAIQESEGAQFDEAVMEQEKEIDPLDAFLPPPPKDKCSEELQRKINKFLDYKKYGKSFNAEVRNRKDYRNPDFLLHAVRYQDINQIGSCFSKDVFDPHGYDKSDYYDEIEADMRREELEKKKNNKVEFVSGGTQSGTVAPTPKVNMPIPGVSTAAATGLLSVPPAADTTTRDGRQNKKSKWMGIEEILCPLGARILFLQLGLMQHSYLLLMLAQGTWLLPKTVGSRRKKNLVKGRWIEDLEPRVNYHTTF
- the LOC133871932 gene encoding uncharacterized protein LOC133871932 isoform X5 translates to MVACPNYGKEGKKMKKKIFSTLPDAVVGQKNFTETNFFRKHPHLRSNNFHPNEVPAGPNTLLSVENSSLNHRTPAADEPPPPFTLLVFDEPPPSFSCSLSIHFRRCRTAEPSTEEGEIEGSGRVMFGSELQTANGYFQEKPPPGTVQALTASNPVTLSSDPSYDTMNYAIQESEGAQFDEAVMEQEKEIDPLDAFLPPPPKDKCSEELQRKINKFLDYKKYGKSFNAEVRNRKDYRNPDFLLHAVRYQDINQIGSCFSKDVFDPHGYDKSDYYDEIEADMRREELEKKKNNKVEFVSGGTQSGTVAPTPKVNMPIPGVSTAAATGLLSVPPAADTTTRDGRQNKKSKWMGIEEILCPLGARILFLQLGLMQHSYLLLMLAQGTWLLPKTVGSRRKKNLVKGRWIEDLEPRVNYHTTF